The genomic interval CTGCCGGCCTGATACAGCGCATGCAGCTGCTGAACCGAATGCTGGCCGACCTTTACGGGGAACAGGAACTGCTCAAAAGCGGAACCCTTCCCAGCGAACTGATTCTGGCAAATAGGGCCTTTCTACGCTCCTGCTGCCCCATCAGGCCTCCGCAGAATCAGTTTCTGACCATGCTGGCGGTTGATCTGGCGCGGGCACCTAACGGCGAATGGCGCGTGGTGAAAGACCGGACTCAGGCTCCTTCAGGCGCGGGTTATGCGCTGGAAAACCGCATCATTGTTTCACGTACCTTTCCAACCATGTATCGTGAGTGCCGGATAGAGCGGCTGGCCGGTTTCTTTTCCACCCTTCGAAACCGGCTGGCGGAACTCTCTCCGCGAAAGATCGATAATCCACGTATCGTCATCCTTACACCGGGCATGATGAGCGACTCCTATTTTGAACACGCCTACCTCTCGCGCTATCTCGGTTTTCCGCTGGTGCAGGGCAATGATCTGACGGTCCGTGAAAATCAGGTTTTTCTGAAAACACTGGGCGGATTGCGACAGGTTGATGTGATTCTTCGCCGACAGAATGATTCCGACTGCGATCCGCTGGAACTGAACCAGGCGTCCTCCCTCGGAATTCCCGGCCTCGTACAGGCCGCAGTTTCAGGTGAAGTGGTCATTACCAATGCCCTGGGCAGCGGACTGGCCGAAACACCGGCACTGCTCCCCTTCTACCCCATGCTCTGCCGTCATCTGCTTAAGGAGGAACCCCTGCTCTGGACCGTACCGACATGGTGGTGCGGACAGAATCTGGAAATGAATCAGGTCATTGATAATCTGGATGATTTTGTCATTAAACGCTCATTCTGCGGTTCGCATGAACATCCGATCTTTCCACGGCACCTGCTCCCTGAAGCACGCAAAAAACTGATCGCCCGAATCAAAGATGATCCCAAACGTTTTATCGCTCAGGAAAATACATCCCTTTCGGCCGCCCCCTGCTGGCGAGATGGTCATCTGACTCCCCGCCACTCTATGCTGCGTGCCTTCGTGGTTGCCACACGCACCGGTTGGAAGGTCATGCCCGGCGGACTTACGCGTATCTCTTCGAAAAGTGATTCCACCGTAGTGAGTATGGAACGGGGCGGCGGATCGAAAGACACCTGGGTACCGGCGCGGGGTCATGTTGAAAAAATCACCCTGCTCCCGAAGTCCGGAAACGAGGTGGAACTTTCCCGCGGCGAAGACAACCTCTCCAGCCGGGTGGCTGACAACCTGTTCTGGCTGGGCCGTTATATTCAACGCGCTGAACTTCAGACCCGTACGCTGCGCACCGTACTGCGCCGGATGACGGAGGAAACGCTTCCGGACGGTACCCCCGAACTTCCGGAACTTATCCGGACACTCGGTGTTCTCACGGATCTTACGCAGAAAAATGCAGCGACCAATCCGATTGCTGAAATGGACCAAACACGTGCGTTCCTCTGTTCGGTCATCTTTGCAGACAATCAACCGAACAATCTGTATGCCGCACTCAACAATGCCGGAAAGATCGGCGCCATAGTACGCGACCGGATAAGCATGGATGCCTGGCGGATTCTCGACCGGCTTACCCGGGAGCTGCAGGCCACCTCCTGCGAAGATGAACTGACCGATATTGCCGACATGCTGGATAACCTCATTGTTCCGCTTTCCGCATTTTCGGGAATGGGCTTCGAAAGTATGACCCATGGATACGCCTGGCGTTTTATGGATATGGGATTCCGGCTCGAACGGGCAGTAATGAGTGCCATGCTGCTCAAAGAACTGCTTACATCGCCCGATCCCTATGAAGCCCCGATGCTGGATGCCATTCTTGAAATCGGCAGCAGTTCAATCACGTATCGTACGCGTTATCAAAGCAATGTAGCGGTTCTTCCGCTGCTTGACCTGCTCATTTCCGATCACTCCAATCCACGCAGTATAGCTTTCCAGCTGGAACTGTTGAATGAACACATCCGCGAACTTTCCAATCTGCCAAGAACCGGACAGCTGACGGAACAGATTCAGAGCGAAGAACTGGTTCGTTTCGTGGAAAATTTTGATCTCTCCACGATCACCGCATTTGATGCAGAGGGACGTCGGCCGAGACTGGCGGAATATCTTCAGTGCATAATCGATAAAGTTCAGGAACTCAGTATTCTGATTAACGAACGTTATCTTTCGCACGTGCAGTCCACCAGCAAGCTCTCCACGCTGGTAGGAGGTGGATCATGATTTACCACCTCCGCCACCGCACCACATTTGAGTACTCCAACCCCGTCACCTTCGTCTACAATGTGCTGCGGCTCAAACCGCGCACACTTCCGTGGCAGCAGGTGCATTCTACCAGACTCTCTATTCTTCCGGAACCGGCTGTGCTGGCAGAACGAACCGATTATTTCGGGAATACGGTGACGTTCTGCAACATTGAAATGAAACACGACACCATGCAGATTCTCATGGAAAGTGTTGTCGAGGTTCAACCCCGCTCCCTGGTCGGCACCCTCAAAGGCATTTCCTGGGACACCGTGCGCGAACGACTCCGCGGAGCACGTTCAGCCGAAGGACTGGATGCATTCCAGTTCTGTTTTGATTCGGCCGCCGTTTCTCGTCTTCCGGAAAGTGAGGCCTACTGCAGACCTTCCTGTAAACCGGGTGCGTCAGCCCATGATGTTGCGATGGACCTTATGCACCGCATTCATTCGGATTTTATTTTCGATTCCACCGCCACAACCGTTTCAACTCCGGTTGCGGAAGTCCTGAAAAACCGTCGGGGTGTCTGTCAGGATTTTGCACATTTAATGATCAGCTGTCTGCGCAGCGTCGGCATACCCACACGCTACAACAGCGGCTATATCCAGACGACGCCGCCACCCGGCCGTCCCCGACTGGAAGGAGCGGATGCCTCCCACGCCTGGGTCGGCGTCTACTGCCCGGTGAACGGCTGGCTGGATCTCGACCCTACGAATAATAAAATAGCTGACGATCAATTTATCACCATCGGCTGGGGCAGAGACTATCAGGATATCAGTCCCGTTTCCGGCGTGATGCTCGGCGGAGGCCGGCATCAGGTCCGGGCGGAGGTCGATATGATTCCCGAATCAGAACTTCAGCAGCTCCAGCAGCAACAGCAGTAACTCATTTATTACACCAGGGCCCGGATTTCCTGCAGCAGTTCATCCTGCGATTTTCCGGAACAGGCCATCACATGATCCGCGTATTTAAGATAGAGCGGCCGACGTTCTTCATAGAGATCCGCCAGAGTCATTCCCGGTTTAATCACCACACCGCGCTTCGAAAAATCACCGATACGCCGGATAATTTCATCCAGAGGAACATCCAGAAAAATCACGGTCGCCATCGACTTCAGATGCGCCATCGCGCTATCGCAATAGACCGCACTTCCGCCGGTGGAAATTACGCAGTTTTCACAGACAACGGACTGAACCGTAGCACATTCCAGTTCCTGATATTCGGCGAGGCCGTCACGGTCCTGAAACGCCTGCATACTTTCACCGGCCCGCGCCTGTACCAACAGATCGGTATCAATAAACCCTTTTGACAGCCATTTCGCCAGTTGCACGCCCAGCGTGCTCTTCCCGCTGGCCGGCATACCGATTAAAACCAGATTCGTTTTTTCCATCAGACTTCGAAATCGACCGCATGGCGTTCACAAACCCGCAGCTTGATAAATTCGCCCACCTTCACATGCTCCGGGTGTTCGGCATACGCCTTGAGATCCTCAAGCGATGCAAATTCGGAATACAGCACAATATCCTTAGACTGATCCGTTCCCAGCACATCCAGCCCGACCTCAATATCCAGCAGGGTCGGCGCAACGCCCTTCAGCGCTTCCAGTCTGGCTTTCATTTCAACCCGCTCCTCCAGCGGCACGTCATCTTTAAATTTCCACATCACAATATGTTTTATCATGTCTTTACCTCAACTCAGAGTTAACGGAGGTGTAATCCTCTAAGAAGATTCAATCAAATCTATTCAGTTCCAAATCTATCAGAAGGTGATAAAACAGGATTTAAACTGAATACAGAATATGATATATGAAGGTCGTATTAAACAGAAAGCTTCAGGACATCCTTATGCGTTTACCCCGAACCCTTTTATTTCTACTGATGACATCAGCAACGCTGATCAGCACCGCCGAAAAGCCCTTGATATCGGCGGCTGATGAACTGGCGGGGATTTTAGACACGATACGTTCCGATTCGATCACGGTCGACTATCCGGAAAATAATTCTGTTTTCCCTCCGGATATCGTGGCCCCGACATTTATGTGGCATGATCCCACACCGGCAACAAACTGGGCGATCTTTGTCAAAGATGCTGATGGATATGTTTCCGTTTTTTATTCCGATGGCGCACAACACCCGCTTGAAATTGATCCGGACGCAGTCAGTGAAGCCAATGCACACTATCGTCCCTCCGCCTATGCTGAATCATCCAGACACTGGACTCCGGATGAAACGATATGGGAAAATATAAAAAGAATTTCCACCGGAAAAGCTGTCGATATCTATATTGCAGGACTACCGAAATCAGCAAATGGAGATCCCATATCGTTGGGCCATGTCCGGATTTCCACATCAACGATACCGGTCGGAGCTCCAATTTTTTACCGGGATGTCCCTCTTATGCCTTCAAGGAACACCTCCGGAAAAATCAGTCCCTTATCCAAAGACCTGATGCATCTTATGAAATGGCGGCTTCGGGATATATCAAAACCTGAAGCCCCGGTTGTTCTTCAGGATATGCCGACCTGTGCAAACTGCCACTCATTTTCAACCGACGGTAAAACACTGGGTATGGATATGGATGGACCCAATGGAGATAAAGGAGCTTACGGTATTGTTCCGGTTGAAAAAAATATCGTCATTGAAAACCAGGACATTCTTTCATGGAATACATATGAAGATACGCCGGATGGTCATATGAATTTCGGACTCTTCTCACAGATCTCTCCAGACGGACGGTATGTGATCAGCACACTCAACGAAGATACTTTTGTGGCTAACTACCCGAATTTCGGATTCCTGCAGTCCTTTTATCCGACGCGAGGAATCCTCGTCGTCTACGACCGGACCACCGGTCGCATGTTTCCTTTGCCGGGAGCGGACGATCCCCGTTTTGTTCAAACCAATGCAGTATGGAGTCCCGATGGCAAAGAACTGGTTTTTTCCAGAGCACCGGCACAGGACGCTTTTGCCAGTCTGAAAGTCCCTACATATGCTGGAGATGACGGAGAACCTGACATTCAGTATGACCTGTACCGCATTCCTTTCAATCAAGGAAAAGGAGGAAAAGCTCTTCCCGTTGAAGGCGCTTCGAACAACGGAAAAAGTAACTCGTTCGCAAAATTTTCTCCCGATGGAAAATGGATTGTCTACGTGCAGGCTGCCCGCGGCCAGTTAATGCGTCCGGACAGTAAACTGTACATCATTCCGGCCAGTGGAGGAACCGCCCGCGAAATGAACTGCAACCTTACCCCGATGAATTCATGGCACAGCTGGTCCCCCAACAGCCGCTGGCTTGTTTTTTCCTCTAAAGGTATGGGACCATTTACCAAAATGTTTCTTACTCATATCGATGAAAACGGCGTAGACACCCCTGCAATCCTGATTCCTAATTCCACAGCAGCAAACCGTGCTGTAAACATCCCTGAATTTGTAAATGGAGAAGTTGACGCTATCGAAAAAATAAGTGCCCCATCGCAAGAATCCTACAAACTATACAAACAAAGTAAACTCTTCGCAGATCAAGACCAACTCGACAGAGCACTTGAAATAATTAATCAATCACTCGCTCTGAACCCGTATTATGCAAAGGGTCATTATCGAAAAGGCACCATTCTTTTGCAGATGAATCAAACCAATGAAGCGTTGTCCTGCTTCATCGACGCGAATAAATATGATCCGGAAATGGCTGAAGCGTATGATTTTGTCATTTATTATTACATGCAGAATGAAGGCATTGACAAAGCCATTGACTATATGATCGGCCTCCTGAACAGAATCCCTGTAAATCCGTTAGCCGAAAAAACGCTCGCCGATCTTTACCTCCGGAGAGGTGATCATTCTCTTGCAATACAACATTATATAAACGCAGCTCAAAGCAAACGGTACCCCGCTGACTTCTACGGACATATTGGTAGTTCTTTACTTAAATTGGGGGCTTATAAAGAAGCGCGAATTTGTTTCGAAAGAGCTCTTGAAATTGACCCCGATAACGCAAATGTAATTTACAGCCTGGGTATCTACTATCAAAAAACCGGATACTTTGAAAAAGCCACAGCGCTGTTCAGACAGGCTGTGGAGTTGGACAGCAATTCAGGTGCTCATTATGACCTCGGTGTTCTGGCCATGAATGAAAATCACCTGGACGCAGCCGTCTTTCATTTCAAAAAGTTCCTGCAGAAAAGACCAAAGGTTACAGTCGCAAGAAATAAGCTGGCATCCATCTACTATATGCAGGGAAAGCTGCATGAAAGTGCCGTCCAATATGAAATGATTCTGGATGAGGATCCCGAAAACATCAGCGCCCTGCTGTTGCTGTCTAAAATATATGCAACCAGCGCAAATCCTCAGATTGCACACCCGGAGCGTGCAATTACCCTATCCGAACGCGGCTGTGAATTGACCGGCTACAAACAGCCTGTTTATCTCGACAGTCTGGCGGTGGCTTATGCTTCTGCCGGCCGTTATTCCGACGCGGTCGCCATGTCGGAAAAAGCCCTCCATCATATCCATATCTCGGCAACCAATAATCCATCATTGTTACATCACATCGAAAGCAATCTGTCATTATTTAAAAGCAGACTGGAGCAATGATCCAACGCGACCAGCCATCATCATACCGTTTGTTAAAACGTATCCCACATTTTACCCGATCAAGCCGTAAGCGGGAAAGAAGGACATAATAACGCAACAACTCGGCGCATTGGAATTTCATTTCGTCGTAATCAACCGTATCGCCTTAATGCTGCGGTGGATAAAGGCGGTCCCGCTCCTCCTGCGGCAGGACGGTATAATAGTAGAGCTGACGCATCTGATATAACTGCAACTCCTCTTTCAGTCGGGATAAAACATCCGGATACCCGGAGGAAAGATCGGTCCACTCCGTCGGATCCTCCTCCAGGTTCAGCAACCATTCTCCATCGCGCGCGCTGAAGATATATTTCCATGGATAATCGACAATGCCATGCGCCTTAATGACGCCGTGCGAAAGCAGATATACCGGGGCACTCCGCGGTTGCTTCAGCACCGGCCGCCCCTGGAAATTCGGATGATTCGGCATGCCCAGAATTTCCAGCACGGTCGGATTGATATCGATAAGCGATATGGGATCCTCGCGAACGCCGGTTTCTGCCGCGCCGGGTAGTTTAAACAGCACAGCTGTGCGAACCTGATCTTCGAACAACGAAGTACCATGGGTCGGATAGCCGCGCTGATAAAACGCTTCACCGTGATCAGATGCCACGACAATCAGACTGTTTTCGTACAGCCCCTGCTCCTTCAGATAATCCACAAAAGCGCCGACCTGTGCGTCTACATAATGCAACGCATTGTCGAAACGGTTGATCACCGTATCGATATGCGCTTGGTCAAAGTTGAAAAAGGAAAATTCAAACTCATCCGTATTCCACGGCGCATAAGGCCGAGCAGCATCTTCGGGCAGGTCATACGGAAAATGGGTAGCCTGAAAATTCAGATACATAAAAACCGGCTGCCCGCCATCCGCCGCATCCAGGAACTCGACCGCGCGCCGGCGAACCGTTTCATCCTTGATCTTCGATTCGATTCCGATGTTTTCGCCGAGCTCATCCTTCGAATGGTAGAAGTGCTGCAGACGGGTGCGGGCATGGATAAACGTTTTCATGCCCTGCCAGTCTTCATTCTGCGCCGAGAAAAAGGCCGTCCGGTATCCGGCATATGAAAGAATATCCATGAGCAGTGTTTTCGGATAATTCACCTCTTCAAACTGATCGAGTTTTTTGCGGCGCAGCGGATACTGCGAAGCATGCGTGCTTGTCTGCGAATAATTGGAATGACAGGCCGCCGCATAAGCGCGGTTGAACACCAGCGCCTCCTCTGCCAGCCGGTCGAGGTTAGGCGTGATTCTCTTTCGCGAATAGCCGGTGAATCCATAGTGATCCCACGAAACCGATTCGAGCATGATAAAAAACACATGCGGTTTTTCGGTCAGCGGTTCCGCTATTGATTGGAAATACTCCTCCATAGAAACCTGTTCCTCCATCACCAGCCCGCGCAGAAAATCAACGGACGGCGAGGCCGTCGGCAGCAGATTATCGATGATCGCAAAGGTCAGATACGTCGTCGGCAGCAGTCCCTGTCGAATATGTACAGCGCGATCGTCGTCCATAGAATAAACCGCCACAAATCCGCCGGCTCCGGAAGTGATAAACAGCACGCAGAGCAGTGCAAAACGCTGCGGCGAGTGGCTGAACGAATGATGGTGATACTGCCTGGTGTACAGCAGACTGATCAGGAGCGACAACGCCGCCACACCGAGCAGCTCCCCGCCCATTCCGCTGATGATTTCCGGAAGAATCTGCGGCGCATTCGAAAGCCCTGTCTGAAAAGCATCCCACGAAATAAACGAGTTCACCTGCAGATACATCAGTTGCGACGCCGTGTACATGCCCATGAAAAAAAACGTCGCCAATGCACACAGCGCAAAACGTACCGGCTTTTTTCCACGCTCCGGAAGAAAAATAAACAGATGATTGATACCGTGGTGCATCAGCGTCAGCACCGCAACCAGCGGCAGCTGCAGTGTCCACGCCAACAGCACCGGAACCGCACCGGTCTCCGGCCACCGCCCCCGCGCCAGCAGCCCTAAGAGCGAAATCACGTTGCAGAACGTGAACAGCCCCAGCCAGAGATAAAAGGTTTTTATGAATTTGTGCATGATAATGTTAGAAATGCGTTAGTCGCAGAACCTAGGCAAACCGTCCCCGACGTTCAACGGCAAAGTACATCGGTGTGGAAGCGGCTCTTCTTCCTTGATCTCCCCGTTTGGCTGTGTCCTTATTTCCGGCTCCCATGAATACGGCTGAAACAAAGGAAATACTGCAAACGGTGAAGCGCTCACTCGACGACGTGCTGCTCCGCGATCGTTCACACCTGAATGCGCTGATGCGGCGTATCCGCCAGCGTATTCATGACAACAAACCGGTCGATAACCTGATCGGGAAGCTGAAAGACGCGCATTTTCAGGCTCTCGAACGTGCACACCGGCGCGCGCGGGTCAGCCTGAAACTGGATTATCCCGAAATTCTTCCCGTCTCCGGGAAAAAAGATGAAATCCGAAAACTCATCGAAGAAAACCAGATTGTAATTGTCTGCGGCACCACCGGCTCAGGAAAAACCACGCAGTTGCCTAAAATTGCTTACGAAGCCGGTGCCGGAAAAACCGGCCGGATCGGCGTCACCCAGCCCCGCCGACTGGCCGCCACCGGCATGGCGCGGCGTGTCGCCGAAGAAATGGGGGCGGATTACGGGAAAGGCGTCGGCTGTCAGGTCCGCTTCGATGATCAGACCTGCGACGAAACCATCATTAAATTTATGACCGATGGCATTCTGCTGGCTGAAACCCAGCACGACCGCCATCTGCTGCAATATGACTGCCTCATCATCGACGAGGCCCACGAGCGCAGCCTGAATATCGATTTTATTCTCGGCTATCTCAAAAATCTGCTCAGAATCCGCCCCGACCTTAAAATCGTCATCAGCTCGGCCACGCTGGATGCCGAAAGTTTTTCGGACTTTTTTGATCAGGCCCCAGTAATTGAAGTCGAGGGCCGCACCTATCCGGTAGAGGATTTCTTTCTTCCGCCGGGCAAAGATGAAGAACTCTCCAATCATATCCTGCGCGCCATGCGCTGGATTTCGGACGTCGATGACCGGGGCGATGTGCTGATCTTTCTTCCCGGCGAGCGCGAGATCCGCGATGCCGCGAAAAAACTGGAAGGCCAGCACTGGAAAAGCACCGAAATTCTTCCTCTTTTCGGAAGACTCTCCATGGGAGAACAGCAGCGCGTTTTTAAAGTGGGCGGGCGTCGGCGGATTATTCTGGCAACGAATGTGGCCGAAACGTCGATCACTATTCCGGGCATTCATTATGTCATTGATTCCGGGCTGGTACGACTCAGCCGCTACAATCCGCGCACGCAGGTGCAGGGCCTCCAGATTGAACAGGTTTCACAGGCCAGTGCCCGCCAGCGGCGTGGACGCTGCGGCCGTGTGACCGACGGTATCTGCGTCTATCTCTACGACAAGGAAGTACTCGAAAACAGTGCCGAATATACCGACCCCGAAATCCGCCGCACTTCGCTGGCCGGCGTGATCCTGCAGATGGATATGCTGAATCTGCCGCCGATCGACCGCTTCCCGCTGATCGATCCGCCGCAGACTGCGCTGGTGAACGAAGGCTATAAAACGCTTTATGATATCGGCGCAATTGACAAAGACCGAAAACTGACCCCCATCGGCAAACAGATTGTCCGATTCCCGCTGGATCCGCATCTGGCGCGCATGATTCTGCAGGCCAAAGAGGAAGACGTTCTGCCTGAGGTGCTGATTATTGTGGCGTTTCTCTCGATTCAGGATGTCCGGGAACGCCCGACGGAAAAAGCGGAGGCGGCCGATCAGGCCCACGCCAAATGGAAAGACCCGCGATCTGACTTCATCACCATCCTTAATCTCTGGAACGATATTGAAGACGCGCGCCGCGAATCCCACGGCAGACTCCGTAAATTCTGTAAAACCAATTTTGTGAATTACCGCCGCGTCATGGAATGGCGCAACCTCTGGAAGGATCTGAAAAACACCGATGGAATTTCCGGCTCCATTAAGCGCGCGAAAAAACAGGAGGTTCCGACGGCGCTGTATGACGGCATTCACCGCAGCCTGCTGGCGGGACTGCCGGCGAATATCGGACTGAAGGGTGAAGACCGCGAATTTACGGCAGCCCGCAACCGTAAGTTTTTTATCTTCCCCGGATCCGGCCTGTTTAAAAAACCGCCGGAATGGGTCATGACGTTTTCGCTGGTGGAAACTACAAAGCTCTATGCGCGCATCGTTGCCGAAATTGAACCCCAATGGGTTGCCGAGATTGCGCCGCATCTTTGTAAAGAAATCTATAAACAACCCGAATGGAATCCGGATAAAGGCTTCGTTTATGCCAAAGAGTCCGTCCTCTCCGGCGGACTGACGCTGACCCATGGAAAACCGGTACACTTCGGCCCCATCCATCCGGAAAAAGCCCGCGAAATTTTTATCCGTGAAGGCATGGTGCCGGGTAATCTGAAAACGCGCGGCGGCTGGCTGAAAATCCATCAGCGCATGCTCGATGATATTCAGGCATTGGAAGAAAAAATCCGTCGTCCCGGTGCCCTGCTCGACACCGACGCCATTTTCCACCATTTTGACCGCCTGCTGCCGGCGGACGTCTATTCCGTCCAGACGCTGGAACAATGGATCCGTAAAACCAAAGCCCGTATTGCGATGAAGGCCGAGGAGGCCATGTTCCCGCAGACTTCACCCCTTCGAATGGAGGATTATCCGGAATACCTGACCTTCCATCACGAGGACTTTCACCTCATCTATACCTTCGAACCCGGCGATGAACTGGACGGAATTGCGCTGGTCTGCCCTACCGACAAACTGGCTTTTCTACCGGACTGGGCCCCCGACTGGCTTGTTCCCGGCTGGCTTGAAGAAAAGGTCAACCGCCTCCTGCGCACGCTGCCGAAAAATCTGCGCACCACCCTTGCCCCTATCGATCAGACGGCCCGCACTTTTGCCCATACCTGCACGGGTGAGCACCAGGAACCCCTGCTCACAGCATTGGCCCGCTGGCTGCAGCTGGAATTTAAACTGCCGGTGGATGCGTCTGATTTTGATGAAAAATCGCTGCCCGGATTTTTACGCATGAAGGTGATCGAAACAAAGGGGGATGAAATTGTTAAAATCCATACTTCGATTTCGGAAGAGCATCGCAGTAACGTCTATTTGAACGGCGCAGAAACCGCCTTTGCCAAATGGTCACTGCCGCCGGGCAAAGACTGGCCCGGCAAAGAACTGCCGGAATTCATTACGTCGGATGACCGTGGAAAAACACGGGGTTATCCGGCACTGACGGCCGAAGCAGGAGGCGTCGGGCGTGCGGTATTTATGAATCAGCCGCAGGCGAGGCATGCCCATCTGGCCGGCCTGGCGCAGCTTTTCCGGCTGAAGCATCCGGACCAGGTGAAATACATTGAAAAACGCCCGCCGCTGAGTACCGGTATGCAGCTGACCCTTTCCGCCATCGACAGCGATTTTCTGACCGATCTGATGAATGCGTCTATCGTGGATGCACTGACCGATGATCTGCGCTGCGAAATCCGGGATCCTGAAACCTTTGAAAAGCGTGCGGTTATTGCTCGCAGCGAAGTATTTGAAAAATTCGAAAAAAATGCCCGGATTCTGGAAAAGCTGCTCGATCAGCGCGAAGCGATCGTGAAAGCCATTGCCGAACTTCGGGCGGATTTCGACATTCTTCACGATCTGGAGATGCAGCTCGAATTCCTGTTCCGCCCCGGCTTTATTCAGACCCTGGATATGTTCAGTCGATACCCGCGCTATCTCAAAGCCATGCAGGTGCGTATTCAGCGTGCCCGGAATAATTCCGATGCCGACGCCAGAAAGCTGCTCGAAATTGAACCCTTTCAAAACCGGCTGAATGAAAAGCTGCTCGACTGTGAAAATATTGCGGGGGCGATTGATCTGATTGAGTTTGCGATGCAGCTCGAGGAATTCCGTGTAAACCGCTTTGCGCCGGAAATTAAAACACCGGTTAAGGTTTCTGCACAACGGCTTGAGGAAGCCTGGAATAACCTGTTATAAATTTGATTTAACGTATTTTCAAGAAATGAGGATGAACATGCTTTCCGCAGTGATTTTTGATTTTGACGGCATTATTG from Verrucomicrobia bacterium S94 carries:
- a CDS encoding transglutaminase family protein, producing MIYHLRHRTTFEYSNPVTFVYNVLRLKPRTLPWQQVHSTRLSILPEPAVLAERTDYFGNTVTFCNIEMKHDTMQILMESVVEVQPRSLVGTLKGISWDTVRERLRGARSAEGLDAFQFCFDSAAVSRLPESEAYCRPSCKPGASAHDVAMDLMHRIHSDFIFDSTATTVSTPVAEVLKNRRGVCQDFAHLMISCLRSVGIPTRYNSGYIQTTPPPGRPRLEGADASHAWVGVYCPVNGWLDLDPTNNKIADDQFITIGWGRDYQDISPVSGVMLGGGRHQVRAEVDMIPESELQQLQQQQQ
- a CDS encoding shikimate kinase; translated protein: MEKTNLVLIGMPASGKSTLGVQLAKWLSKGFIDTDLLVQARAGESMQAFQDRDGLAEYQELECATVQSVVCENCVISTGGSAVYCDSAMAHLKSMATVIFLDVPLDEIIRRIGDFSKRGVVIKPGMTLADLYEERRPLYLKYADHVMACSGKSQDELLQEIRALV
- a CDS encoding Dabb family protein, with product MIKHIVMWKFKDDVPLEERVEMKARLEALKGVAPTLLDIEVGLDVLGTDQSKDIVLYSEFASLEDLKAYAEHPEHVKVGEFIKLRVCERHAVDFEV
- a CDS encoding tetratricopeptide repeat protein, coding for MKVVLNRKLQDILMRLPRTLLFLLMTSATLISTAEKPLISAADELAGILDTIRSDSITVDYPENNSVFPPDIVAPTFMWHDPTPATNWAIFVKDADGYVSVFYSDGAQHPLEIDPDAVSEANAHYRPSAYAESSRHWTPDETIWENIKRISTGKAVDIYIAGLPKSANGDPISLGHVRISTSTIPVGAPIFYRDVPLMPSRNTSGKISPLSKDLMHLMKWRLRDISKPEAPVVLQDMPTCANCHSFSTDGKTLGMDMDGPNGDKGAYGIVPVEKNIVIENQDILSWNTYEDTPDGHMNFGLFSQISPDGRYVISTLNEDTFVANYPNFGFLQSFYPTRGILVVYDRTTGRMFPLPGADDPRFVQTNAVWSPDGKELVFSRAPAQDAFASLKVPTYAGDDGEPDIQYDLYRIPFNQGKGGKALPVEGASNNGKSNSFAKFSPDGKWIVYVQAARGQLMRPDSKLYIIPASGGTAREMNCNLTPMNSWHSWSPNSRWLVFSSKGMGPFTKMFLTHIDENGVDTPAILIPNSTAANRAVNIPEFVNGEVDAIEKISAPSQESYKLYKQSKLFADQDQLDRALEIINQSLALNPYYAKGHYRKGTILLQMNQTNEALSCFIDANKYDPEMAEAYDFVIYYYMQNEGIDKAIDYMIGLLNRIPVNPLAEKTLADLYLRRGDHSLAIQHYINAAQSKRYPADFYGHIGSSLLKLGAYKEARICFERALEIDPDNANVIYSLGIYYQKTGYFEKATALFRQAVELDSNSGAHYDLGVLAMNENHLDAAVFHFKKFLQKRPKVTVARNKLASIYYMQGKLHESAVQYEMILDEDPENISALLLLSKIYATSANPQIAHPERAITLSERGCELTGYKQPVYLDSLAVAYASAGRYSDAVAMSEKALHHIHISATNNPSLLHHIESNLSLFKSRLEQ
- the hrpA gene encoding ATP-dependent RNA helicase HrpA, with amino-acid sequence MNTAETKEILQTVKRSLDDVLLRDRSHLNALMRRIRQRIHDNKPVDNLIGKLKDAHFQALERAHRRARVSLKLDYPEILPVSGKKDEIRKLIEENQIVIVCGTTGSGKTTQLPKIAYEAGAGKTGRIGVTQPRRLAATGMARRVAEEMGADYGKGVGCQVRFDDQTCDETIIKFMTDGILLAETQHDRHLLQYDCLIIDEAHERSLNIDFILGYLKNLLRIRPDLKIVISSATLDAESFSDFFDQAPVIEVEGRTYPVEDFFLPPGKDEELSNHILRAMRWISDVDDRGDVLIFLPGEREIRDAAKKLEGQHWKSTEILPLFGRLSMGEQQRVFKVGGRRRIILATNVAETSITIPGIHYVIDSGLVRLSRYNPRTQVQGLQIEQVSQASARQRRGRCGRVTDGICVYLYDKEVLENSAEYTDPEIRRTSLAGVILQMDMLNLPPIDRFPLIDPPQTALVNEGYKTLYDIGAIDKDRKLTPIGKQIVRFPLDPHLARMILQAKEEDVLPEVLIIVAFLSIQDVRERPTEKAEAADQAHAKWKDPRSDFITILNLWNDIEDARRESHGRLRKFCKTNFVNYRRVMEWRNLWKDLKNTDGISGSIKRAKKQEVPTALYDGIHRSLLAGLPANIGLKGEDREFTAARNRKFFIFPGSGLFKKPPEWVMTFSLVETTKLYARIVAEIEPQWVAEIAPHLCKEIYKQPEWNPDKGFVYAKESVLSGGLTLTHGKPVHFGPIHPEKAREIFIREGMVPGNLKTRGGWLKIHQRMLDDIQALEEKIRRPGALLDTDAIFHHFDRLLPADVYSVQTLEQWIRKTKARIAMKAEEAMFPQTSPLRMEDYPEYLTFHHEDFHLIYTFEPGDELDGIALVCPTDKLAFLPDWAPDWLVPGWLEEKVNRLLRTLPKNLRTTLAPIDQTARTFAHTCTGEHQEPLLTALARWLQLEFKLPVDASDFDEKSLPGFLRMKVIETKGDEIVKIHTSISEEHRSNVYLNGAETAFAKWSLPPGKDWPGKELPEFITSDDRGKTRGYPALTAEAGGVGRAVFMNQPQARHAHLAGLAQLFRLKHPDQVKYIEKRPPLSTGMQLTLSAIDSDFLTDLMNASIVDALTDDLRCEIRDPETFEKRAVIARSEVFEKFEKNARILEKLLDQREAIVKAIAELRADFDILHDLEMQLEFLFRPGFIQTLDMFSRYPRYLKAMQVRIQRARNNSDADARKLLEIEPFQNRLNEKLLDCENIAGAIDLIEFAMQLEEFRVNRFAPEIKTPVKVSAQRLEEAWNNLL